A single Eleginops maclovinus isolate JMC-PN-2008 ecotype Puerto Natales chromosome 5, JC_Emac_rtc_rv5, whole genome shotgun sequence DNA region contains:
- the LOC134864406 gene encoding C-type lectin domain family 4 member A-like isoform X2, producing MFLYALNKKEDQGEKDCEGKTSHHYKLLQERFNALTRDHDLCKNRNTELNNRIRNIEDDRNRLEILGELSDVLPQACPPGWTEINSRCYFLSTEQKTWEESRKDCQSKDADLVVINSEQEMRSLYGLDGDSLVQFWIGLYKPTGTVGWNWVDGSKLTQLFSQAVQLDFNRSKRKECVEMFNYSSWPARWRNLSCNTRLPSLCEKGVNY from the exons AAGAAAGAGGACCAGGGGGAGAAGGATTGTGAGGGGAAGACTTCTCATCATTACAAACTCCTTCAAGAAAGATTCAACGCCTTGACCAGAGACCACGACCTgtgtaaaaacagaaacactgaactGAACAACCGGATAAGGAATATAGAGGATGACAGGAACAGGCTGGAGATTCTGGGAG AGTTGAGTGATGTTTTACCTCAGGCGTGTCCTCCAGGTTGGACAGAAATTAACTCCAGATGTTACTTCCTCTCAACTGAGCAGAAGACTTGGGAGGAAAGCAGGAAAGACTGTCAGAGTAAAGACGCTGACCTGGTGGTGATCAACAGCGAACAGGAAATG AGGAGCTTGTACGGGCTGGATGGGGATTCATTAGTCCAGTTCTGGATTGGTCTGTATAAACCAACAGGGACAGTCGGGTGGAACTGGGTAGACGGATCCAAACTGACCCAACT ATTCTCACAGGCTGTCCAGCTGGATTTCAATCGAAGCAAACGCAAGGAATGTGTGGAGATGTTTAACTACTCATCATGGCCAGCCAGATGGCGCAACCTCAGCTGTAATACCCGGCTCCCCTCACTCTGTGAGAAAGGtgttaattattaa